The following are encoded in a window of Phaseolus vulgaris cultivar G19833 chromosome 3, P. vulgaris v2.0, whole genome shotgun sequence genomic DNA:
- the LOC137807685 gene encoding transcription factor BIM1 isoform X2, which produces MTANGGSCLKTHDFLQPLERLETKGSAKEEATDEISWVVEKAGPSVEHLLPGGIGTYSINHISYVNNNNNNNNQRLPKAETSLFVRPATSTDRNDENSNCSSYTTSSGFTLWEDSSAGKRDKTGKENNSGDKPSIGECAATKLGQWTSTERTSQSFCTNHHDSFSSRSSSQTTGQKSQSFIEMMKSARDSAQDEALENEETFFLKKEPSNNQRDLTVKVDGKSTDQKPNTPRSKHSATEQRRRSKINDRFQMLRELIPHSDQKRDKASFLLEVIEYIHFLQEKVHKYEGSFQGWSNEQEKLMPWRNNDKPAESFQHRGTDNGSSPSPTLLFASKNEEKNISISPTIPGSTQNVESGLSTPTTSKTMDHQAGIMNKAFPIPISSQLNFFSPAQMSGPGGLVSQLAHRPGSDAENKYQPSVECQTMAATSEKLKEKELAIEGGAISISSVYSKGLLHTLTHALQSSGVDLSQASISVQIELGKQANIRPTIPVSVCSAKDGEVPSNNQKVMRSRVASSGKSDQAIKKLKICRN; this is translated from the exons ATGACTGCCAACGGAG GGAGTTGTCTGAAGACTCATGATTTCCTGCAGCCACTGGAACGGCTAGAGACGAAGGGGAGTGCGAAGGAAGAAGCCACAGATGAAATATCATGGGTGGTTGAGAAGGCAGGACCCTCCGTTGAGCATCTCTTACCTGGAGGAATTGGGACTTACAGCATTAACCACATTTCGTAtgttaataataacaataacaataataatcaaAGGCTTCCGAAAGCAGAGACGTCCCTTTTCGTGCGTCCAGCAACTAGTACGGACAGGAACGATGAGAACTCCAACTGCAGTTCATACACTACTTCCAGCGGTTTCACTTTGTGGGAAGACTCATCGGCGGGGAAGAGGGACAAAACAGGAAAGGAGAATAATTCGGGCGACAAACCCTCTATTGGAG AGTGTGCGGCGACAAAACTAGGACAGTGGACATCAACGGAGCGGACCTCGCAGTCGTTTTGCACCAATCATCACGATAGCTTCAGCTCTCGCTCTTCGTCTCA GACAACTGGGCAGAAGAGCCAGAGTTTTATTGAAATGATGAAGTCCGCAAGGGACAGTGCCCAGGATGAAGCCCTGGAGAACGAAGAAACATTTTTTCTCAAGAAAGAACCTTCCAATAACCAAAGAG ATCTGACGGTGAAAGTGGATGGTAAGAGTACCGATCAAAAGCCAAACACACCAAGATCAAAACACTCTGCAACAGAACAGCGGAGAAGGAGCAAAATTAATGACAG ATTCCAAATGCTAAGAGAGCTTATTCCACACAGTGACCAAAAGAGGGACAAAGCATCTTTTTTATTAGAG GTCATTGAGTATATTCATTTTTTACAAGAGAAGGTGCACAAGTATGAAGGTTCATTTCAAGGGTGGAGTAACGAGCAAGAAAAATTGATGCCATGG AGAAATAATGACAAGCCAGCAGAAAGCTTTCAACATCGTGGCACTGATAATGGGTCAAGTCCATCTCCAACACTGCTTTTTGCTTCAAAGAATGAGGAGAAAAATATTAGCATCTCCCCAACAATTCCTGGGAGTACCCAGAATGTAGAATCTGGCTTGAGTACACCAACTACCTCCAAGACAATGGACCATCAGGCTGGAATAATGAACAAGGCTTTTCCAATTCCTATTTCTTCACAGCTAAATTTCTTCTCTCCAGCACAAATGAGCGGTCCAGGTGGCTTAGTGTCTCAGCTCGCGCATAGACCGGGTTCTGATGCCGAGAACAAATATCAACCTTCAGTGGAGTGTCAGACCATGGCGGCTACCAGTGAAAAGCTGAAAGAGAAAGAACTCGCTATTGAAGGTGGTGCAATTAGCATATCAAGTGTGTACTCAAAAGG GTTGCTGCATACGCTTACACATGCACTGCAAAGTTCAGGGGTGGATTTGTCACAGGCTAGCATCTCAGTGCAAATTGAACTTGGTAAGCAGGCAAACATCAGACCAACAATACCAGTGTCAGTGTGTAGTGCTAAG GATGGTGAAGTACCTTCTAACAACCAAAAGGTGATGCgctctagagttgctagctctGGGAAGTCTGACCAAGCAATTAAGAAGCTAAAGATCTGCAGAAATTAA
- the LOC137807685 gene encoding transcription factor BIM1 isoform X1, giving the protein MTANGGSCLKTHDFLQPLERLETKGSAKEEATDEISWVVEKAGPSVEHLLPGGIGTYSINHISYVNNNNNNNNQRLPKAETSLFVRPATSTDRNDENSNCSSYTTSSGFTLWEDSSAGKRDKTGKENNSGDKPSIGECAATKLGQWTSTERTSQSFCTNHHDSFSSRSSSQTTGQKSQSFIEMMKSARDSAQDEALENEETFFLKKEPSNNQRDLTVKVDGKSTDQKPNTPRSKHSATEQRRRSKINDRFQMLRELIPHSDQKRDKASFLLEVIEYIHFLQEKVHKYEGSFQGWSNEQEKLMPWQRNNDKPAESFQHRGTDNGSSPSPTLLFASKNEEKNISISPTIPGSTQNVESGLSTPTTSKTMDHQAGIMNKAFPIPISSQLNFFSPAQMSGPGGLVSQLAHRPGSDAENKYQPSVECQTMAATSEKLKEKELAIEGGAISISSVYSKGLLHTLTHALQSSGVDLSQASISVQIELGKQANIRPTIPVSVCSAKDGEVPSNNQKVMRSRVASSGKSDQAIKKLKICRN; this is encoded by the exons ATGACTGCCAACGGAG GGAGTTGTCTGAAGACTCATGATTTCCTGCAGCCACTGGAACGGCTAGAGACGAAGGGGAGTGCGAAGGAAGAAGCCACAGATGAAATATCATGGGTGGTTGAGAAGGCAGGACCCTCCGTTGAGCATCTCTTACCTGGAGGAATTGGGACTTACAGCATTAACCACATTTCGTAtgttaataataacaataacaataataatcaaAGGCTTCCGAAAGCAGAGACGTCCCTTTTCGTGCGTCCAGCAACTAGTACGGACAGGAACGATGAGAACTCCAACTGCAGTTCATACACTACTTCCAGCGGTTTCACTTTGTGGGAAGACTCATCGGCGGGGAAGAGGGACAAAACAGGAAAGGAGAATAATTCGGGCGACAAACCCTCTATTGGAG AGTGTGCGGCGACAAAACTAGGACAGTGGACATCAACGGAGCGGACCTCGCAGTCGTTTTGCACCAATCATCACGATAGCTTCAGCTCTCGCTCTTCGTCTCA GACAACTGGGCAGAAGAGCCAGAGTTTTATTGAAATGATGAAGTCCGCAAGGGACAGTGCCCAGGATGAAGCCCTGGAGAACGAAGAAACATTTTTTCTCAAGAAAGAACCTTCCAATAACCAAAGAG ATCTGACGGTGAAAGTGGATGGTAAGAGTACCGATCAAAAGCCAAACACACCAAGATCAAAACACTCTGCAACAGAACAGCGGAGAAGGAGCAAAATTAATGACAG ATTCCAAATGCTAAGAGAGCTTATTCCACACAGTGACCAAAAGAGGGACAAAGCATCTTTTTTATTAGAG GTCATTGAGTATATTCATTTTTTACAAGAGAAGGTGCACAAGTATGAAGGTTCATTTCAAGGGTGGAGTAACGAGCAAGAAAAATTGATGCCATGG caGAGAAATAATGACAAGCCAGCAGAAAGCTTTCAACATCGTGGCACTGATAATGGGTCAAGTCCATCTCCAACACTGCTTTTTGCTTCAAAGAATGAGGAGAAAAATATTAGCATCTCCCCAACAATTCCTGGGAGTACCCAGAATGTAGAATCTGGCTTGAGTACACCAACTACCTCCAAGACAATGGACCATCAGGCTGGAATAATGAACAAGGCTTTTCCAATTCCTATTTCTTCACAGCTAAATTTCTTCTCTCCAGCACAAATGAGCGGTCCAGGTGGCTTAGTGTCTCAGCTCGCGCATAGACCGGGTTCTGATGCCGAGAACAAATATCAACCTTCAGTGGAGTGTCAGACCATGGCGGCTACCAGTGAAAAGCTGAAAGAGAAAGAACTCGCTATTGAAGGTGGTGCAATTAGCATATCAAGTGTGTACTCAAAAGG GTTGCTGCATACGCTTACACATGCACTGCAAAGTTCAGGGGTGGATTTGTCACAGGCTAGCATCTCAGTGCAAATTGAACTTGGTAAGCAGGCAAACATCAGACCAACAATACCAGTGTCAGTGTGTAGTGCTAAG GATGGTGAAGTACCTTCTAACAACCAAAAGGTGATGCgctctagagttgctagctctGGGAAGTCTGACCAAGCAATTAAGAAGCTAAAGATCTGCAGAAATTAA
- the LOC137805634 gene encoding uncharacterized protein yields MVEGSAGFLLPWTCLIDRKVCPDNKVYSMSGQRKTFAQALGNTCDISLSQLPTPCIKGDMIAVQIDGADYLAGLEDCKTHLHGWVILSKGNKLLTHLDLTKKLQPVWKALGPWKAIPLGKGFYEFEFASIEDMRWALGMGSLKLSPGLLRLFAWTKDFVPATMKNTKTQTWVRIYHLPLEYWKPNTIYSIVRGLGTPLSLDEHTMRKNRGMFARVLVDIDLLSPLSDQLLVERPDFAFVAGVEYEWLPPFCSHCKMIGHELAQCGRSMTRVVFLGLNINLLRRHLLMNGTKGGP; encoded by the coding sequence ATGGTGGAGGGCTCTGCGGGTTTCCTCCTTCCATGGACTTGTTTGATCGATCGAAAAGTTTGTCCTGATAATAAAGTATATTCCATGTCCGGTCAAAGGAAGACTTTTGCTCAGGCTTTGGGAAATACATGTGATATTTCTTTGTCCCAACTACCTACCCCTTGTATTAAGGGTGACATGATTGCTGTCCAGATTGATGGGGCAGATTACTTGGCTGGTCTTGAGGATTGCAAAACCCATCTCCATGGTTGGGTTATTCTATCTAAGGGGAATAAACTTCTCACACACCtggatttaactaaaaagttgcagcCGGTGTGGAAAGCTCTTGGACCATGGAAAGCAATTCCTCTTGGAAAGGGTTTCTATGAGTTTGAATTCGCTTCTATAGAAGACATGAGATGGGCCCTCGGAATGGGTTCCCTCAAGTTATCTCCTGGTTTATTGAGATTGTTTGCCTGGACAAAAGACTTTGTCCCAGCTACCATGAAGAATACCAAAACTCAGACATGGGTTAGAATCTACCATTTGCCTTTGGAGTATTGGAAACCAAATACAATATATTCCATCGTTAGAGGCCTTggtactcctttgtctttggatgagCATACTATGAGAAAGAATAGGGGTATGTTTGCTAGAGTGTTGGTGGATATTGATCTTCTGTCCCCTCTCTCCGATCAACTTTTGGTTGAACGTCCAGACTTTGCTTTTGTAGCtggtgtggaatatgaatggctccctcctttttgctctcattgtaagatgattgggcaCGAGCTTGCTCAGTGTGGGCGATCCATGACCAGGGTCGTGTTCTTGGGCCTCAACATAAACCTTCTCAGAAGACATCTTCTGATGAACGGGACCAAGGGAGGACCGTGA